The genomic interval GAATCTCGAAAAGACAACCCCAACACCCCTCATTTGTCCAGCAACATATGTAAAGGAAACGAATATTGCACATAGGACAGCAACTATTCGGGCTGCCTGGGAATAATATCTCTCTCCAACAAACATGGGGACTGTATATTTGCCATACTTTCTCAGATAAGGTGCAAGTAGCATAGCTAATAACACATAGCCACCTGTCCAGCCCATTAAATACATAGAGCCATCCCTTCCTAAAAAGGCTATCATACCTGCCATTGATATGAATGAGGCAGCAGACATCCAGTCAGCACCTGTTGCCATTCCGTTAAAAACAGGATGAACCTGTTTTGCAGCCACATAAAACTCACCTGTTGACTTTGCCCTCGACCATATAGCTATCCCTATATAAAGGGCAAAGGATAATCCTACTATTATCCAAGTCCATGTTAATATATCCATATAAAGTTACCTCCCCTTTTATTTTTCATGCACATCATATTTTTTATCGAGGACATTCATAAGCCTTACATAGATTGCTATTAGTATCACAAATGTCACCTCTGATCCCTGATTTGCAAACCAGAATCCTAAAGGAAAACCAAATATCTTGATATTATCCAGCGTATTAGCAAAAATTATCCCGCACAGATAAGACACAGTAAACCATATAGAGAGAAGAATCACTATATAGGTAAGATTCTCTCTCCAGTAAGCCTGAAGTTTTTCCTTTCTTGCCTCTGTCATTTTTTTACCTCCTTTTAGTTTTTAGGATCTAAACAAGCAGATCATTTCTATAGTGTCTCTTTATCACCCCCCCTTTTACACCTCACCTATCTTTAAAAGGTCTTTAAGTGTTTTTATTCCTTCTTTATTTAATAGATGCAAAAATTTCTGGAACAACTGGGCTGTAACAAAGGCATCATAAATTGCATTATGGATGCCTCCAACATGGATATCGAATTTTTTTGCAAGCTCAAAAAGTGATTTGT from Dissulfurispira thermophila carries:
- a CDS encoding DUF4212 domain-containing protein, producing the protein MTEARKEKLQAYWRENLTYIVILLSIWFTVSYLCGIIFANTLDNIKIFGFPLGFWFANQGSEVTFVILIAIYVRLMNVLDKKYDVHEK